A portion of the Algisphaera agarilytica genome contains these proteins:
- a CDS encoding ABC transporter permease: protein MIYFLAALQNVSKDLMEAAEVDGAGPWQRFLNVTVPAIRPVGTFVVLLSFIGSVQLFELPYLLVGPDGGPGKKGLTPVMHLFSKGFDAGDLGYASAIGWPFAYLMFSAFKTKEAFFSGPFWPVEEDGGWWAVDWSGFTFTNFTRLWSEVKIGEASFMRAVLNSFFFASVMSVVGTLGAAMGGYGLAMFKFKGREFITTVVLGALVIPGALLIAPGYFLLFQLGLLDSYAGLILPGVAPAFGVYLFRQAFISSLPHEMMEAGRIDGCGEWRMFFQMGLPMVKPMVGAFVLITYLGTWTNFIGPQIIIQTPEKYPLAVAVAQLRGPFSIEYGMIMAGTLVAIGPVLALFLLLQKDFIAGLTAGAVKG, encoded by the coding sequence ATGATCTACTTCCTGGCGGCGTTGCAGAACGTGAGCAAGGACCTGATGGAGGCGGCCGAGGTCGACGGGGCGGGGCCGTGGCAGCGGTTCCTGAACGTGACGGTGCCGGCGATCCGTCCGGTGGGAACGTTCGTGGTGCTGCTGTCGTTCATCGGCAGCGTGCAGCTGTTCGAGCTGCCGTACCTGCTGGTGGGCCCCGACGGCGGGCCGGGCAAGAAGGGGCTGACGCCGGTGATGCACCTGTTCAGCAAGGGCTTCGACGCGGGGGACCTGGGGTACGCCAGCGCGATCGGTTGGCCGTTCGCGTACCTGATGTTCTCGGCGTTCAAGACCAAGGAGGCGTTCTTCAGCGGGCCGTTCTGGCCGGTGGAAGAAGACGGCGGTTGGTGGGCGGTGGACTGGTCGGGCTTCACGTTCACGAACTTCACCCGGCTGTGGAGCGAGGTGAAGATCGGCGAGGCGTCGTTCATGCGGGCGGTGCTGAACTCGTTCTTCTTCGCCTCGGTCATGAGCGTGGTCGGCACGCTGGGCGCGGCGATGGGGGGCTACGGCCTGGCGATGTTCAAGTTCAAGGGCCGGGAGTTCATCACGACGGTCGTGCTCGGCGCGTTGGTCATCCCCGGCGCTTTGCTGATCGCGCCGGGCTACTTCCTCTTGTTCCAGCTGGGCTTGCTCGACAGCTACGCGGGCCTGATCCTTCCGGGGGTGGCCCCGGCGTTCGGGGTGTACCTGTTCCGCCAGGCGTTCATCTCGTCGCTGCCGCACGAGATGATGGAGGCGGGGCGGATCGACGGTTGTGGCGAGTGGCGGATGTTCTTCCAGATGGGCCTGCCGATGGTCAAGCCGATGGTGGGGGCGTTCGTGCTGATCACTTATCTCGGCACGTGGACCAACTTCATCGGCCCGCAGATCATCATCCAGACCCCCGAGAAGTACCCGCTGGCGGTTGCGGTCGCCCAACTCCGCGGCCCGTTCAGCATCGAGTACGGCATGATCATGGCCGGCACCCTCGTCGCCATCGGCCCGGTCCTGGCCCTGTTCCTCTTACTCCAAAAAGACTTCATCGCCGGACTCACCGCCGGCGCCGTTAAGGGATAA
- a CDS encoding sulfatase family protein translates to MTRILYLDLDALNPTHLGCYGYHRNTSPNIDAIAQQGIRFDNVYCSDAPCLPSRTALYQCRFGIRTGVVGHGGTAADPKRQGETRGFRSVLEEHSFPRMLQKRGYHTAMISPFGQRHAAHQYYAGFNEMHNTGEGGQEPVETVQPVVERWLDAHAAEPSWYLHLNYWDIHTPYRTPLDYGNPFDDVPIADWYTDELIAEHVARGGPHSAQDLDMYHDADSDRYPRLPRRITDRASLKQWIDGYDVAIRYVDEAVGKLVDQLKRAGVYDDTAIIISADHGENQGELEIYGEHGTADHATCHIPFILKWPGGQAGATDDGLHYHLDWPATCLELLGESDEHEPTPAGWDGRSFTPTVTEGKAQGRDELVLSQCAHVCQRSVRFDEGDHRWLYIRTYHDGFHPFPDHMLFDLASDPQEQHNLADAHPEVLREANWRLSGWHDEAMSKIARDSADVTDPMRTVLREGGPYHACSYIHGRRSEELTRYLQKLRDSGRAAAAENLERRYPLVKGA, encoded by the coding sequence ATGACCCGCATTCTTTATCTCGACCTCGATGCCCTCAACCCGACGCATCTGGGCTGCTATGGCTATCACCGCAACACCTCGCCCAACATCGACGCGATCGCGCAGCAGGGCATCCGTTTCGACAACGTCTACTGCTCCGACGCCCCCTGCCTGCCGTCGCGGACCGCGTTGTATCAGTGCCGCTTCGGGATCCGCACCGGCGTGGTCGGGCACGGCGGCACCGCGGCCGATCCCAAACGGCAGGGCGAGACGCGCGGCTTCCGCTCCGTCCTCGAAGAGCACAGCTTCCCCCGCATGCTGCAGAAGCGCGGCTACCACACCGCGATGATCTCGCCGTTCGGCCAACGCCATGCGGCCCACCAGTACTACGCGGGTTTCAACGAGATGCACAACACCGGCGAGGGCGGGCAGGAACCTGTCGAAACCGTGCAGCCCGTGGTCGAGCGCTGGCTAGACGCCCACGCTGCTGAGCCGTCCTGGTACCTGCACCTGAACTACTGGGACATCCACACGCCCTACCGCACACCGCTCGATTACGGCAACCCGTTCGACGATGTCCCGATCGCGGACTGGTACACGGATGAGTTGATCGCAGAACACGTCGCCCGCGGCGGGCCGCACTCGGCGCAAGACCTCGACATGTATCACGACGCCGATTCCGATCGGTACCCGCGCTTGCCGCGGCGGATCACCGACCGTGCGTCCCTGAAACAATGGATCGACGGCTACGACGTGGCCATCCGCTACGTGGACGAGGCGGTCGGCAAACTCGTCGACCAGCTCAAGCGGGCCGGCGTGTACGACGACACCGCGATCATCATCTCCGCGGACCACGGCGAGAACCAGGGCGAACTAGAGATCTACGGCGAACACGGCACCGCCGACCACGCCACCTGCCACATCCCCTTCATCTTGAAATGGCCCGGCGGCCAGGCCGGCGCCACCGACGACGGCCTGCACTACCACCTCGACTGGCCCGCGACCTGCCTCGAGCTGCTGGGCGAGTCGGATGAACACGAACCGACCCCCGCGGGTTGGGACGGGCGCAGCTTTACCCCGACCGTTACCGAAGGCAAAGCCCAGGGGCGCGACGAGCTGGTCCTGTCGCAATGTGCTCACGTGTGTCAGCGCTCGGTCCGGTTCGACGAAGGCGATCACCGCTGGCTCTACATCCGGACCTACCACGATGGGTTCCACCCCTTCCCCGATCACATGTTGTTCGACCTGGCCAGCGATCCGCAGGAGCAGCACAACCTAGCCGATGCGCATCCCGAGGTGCTGCGTGAGGCGAACTGGCGTTTGTCGGGGTGGCACGACGAGGCGATGTCCAAGATCGCCCGCGATTCTGCCGACGTGACCGATCCGATGCGCACGGTGCTCCGCGAAGGCGGCCCGTACCACGCGTGCTCGTACATCCACGGCCGACGATCGGAAGAACTGACGCGGTACCTTCAGAAGCTCCGGGACTCGGGCCGAGCAGCCGCCGCCGAGAATTTAGAACGCCGCTATCCGCTGGTGAAGGGGGCCTAG
- a CDS encoding DUF4955 domain-containing protein translates to MGFSSLLGRMSVLAIAAVSSTALAQGADDVPEWMEALELPNYSYAGYALVPESIEPKDLPVVHVGDHGAKPNDRKSDKAAIAAAIRAGEEKGGAIIQFEAGEYWVGEKKQEKQGFFITSPNIVIRGAEPTASAPKGTVLYMRHSLAPADPKKMYSCPPLLKFQHPTKGKKLTSIVSDSEKGGFEISVKDPGKLKVGQYVTLYMRNPAATSTLLAGLEPWSIWTNTIENGPIVHGERHRIVAIDGSTVTFHEPMMIDVFAEHGWEVRSCPMAEGWVVEDITFVGEVPTPWVHHKNADHDSGWTMIGFNRGFAPVIRRCKFVSVSTGAFINGSYGGTAIDNVVLGRRGHYSISSGGGSYGTLIAFNKDLTKEGQWHGFGSSHGAVGTVIYRNVNSKRGFDHHSGTAIAYATLIDVNTGGIFGSGGNYKNLPNHLHDLTFWNFKQTHDKRYDNYDWWSARRGDQKYSGTKVVYPRIVGYHGIRTTFKPESCSHIHCHGKPVEPESLFEYQVLQRLGELPEWMASPESRAR, encoded by the coding sequence ATGGGTTTCAGTAGTTTGCTTGGTCGAATGTCGGTGTTGGCGATTGCCGCGGTGTCATCCACCGCGTTGGCGCAAGGCGCCGACGACGTGCCCGAGTGGATGGAGGCGCTGGAGCTGCCCAACTACTCATACGCGGGCTACGCGCTGGTGCCCGAATCGATCGAGCCGAAAGACCTGCCCGTGGTGCATGTGGGTGATCACGGCGCGAAGCCCAACGACCGCAAGAGCGACAAGGCGGCGATCGCCGCAGCGATCCGTGCGGGCGAAGAGAAGGGCGGGGCGATTATTCAGTTCGAAGCCGGGGAGTACTGGGTCGGCGAGAAAAAGCAGGAAAAACAAGGCTTTTTCATCACCAGCCCCAACATCGTCATCCGCGGCGCCGAGCCCACCGCCAGCGCGCCTAAGGGCACGGTGTTGTACATGCGTCACTCGCTGGCCCCGGCGGACCCGAAGAAGATGTACTCCTGCCCGCCGCTCCTGAAGTTCCAGCACCCCACCAAGGGCAAGAAGCTGACCTCGATCGTGTCGGACTCGGAGAAGGGCGGTTTCGAGATCAGCGTCAAAGACCCCGGCAAGCTGAAGGTCGGGCAGTACGTCACGCTCTACATGCGCAACCCCGCCGCGACCAGCACGCTGCTCGCGGGGCTGGAGCCCTGGTCGATCTGGACCAACACCATCGAGAACGGCCCGATCGTCCACGGCGAACGCCACCGCATCGTGGCCATCGACGGATCGACGGTCACCTTCCACGAGCCGATGATGATTGATGTCTTTGCCGAGCACGGCTGGGAGGTGAGGTCCTGCCCGATGGCCGAAGGCTGGGTGGTCGAGGACATCACGTTTGTCGGTGAAGTGCCCACGCCCTGGGTCCACCACAAAAACGCCGACCACGACAGCGGCTGGACCATGATCGGCTTCAATCGCGGCTTCGCGCCGGTGATCCGCCGGTGCAAGTTTGTCAGTGTGTCCACCGGCGCGTTCATCAACGGCAGCTACGGCGGGACCGCGATCGACAACGTCGTCCTGGGGCGGCGTGGCCACTATTCGATCAGCTCCGGCGGCGGTAGCTACGGCACCCTGATCGCGTTCAACAAGGACCTCACCAAAGAAGGCCAGTGGCACGGCTTCGGCTCCAGCCACGGCGCGGTCGGAACGGTCATCTATCGCAACGTCAATTCCAAGCGCGGCTTCGACCACCACTCGGGCACGGCCATCGCTTACGCCACGCTCATCGACGTCAACACCGGCGGGATCTTCGGAAGCGGCGGCAACTACAAAAACCTGCCCAACCACCTCCACGACCTCACGTTCTGGAACTTCAAGCAGACCCACGACAAGCGCTACGACAACTACGACTGGTGGTCTGCCCGCCGTGGCGACCAGAAGTACTCGGGCACCAAAGTCGTCTACCCACGCATCGTCGGTTACCACGGCATCCGCACCACCTTCAAGCCCGAGAGCTGTTCGCACATCCACTGCCACGGCAAACCGGTCGAGCCGGAGTCGTTGTTCGAGTATCAAGTCCTGCAGCGGCTGGGCGAACTGCCGGAGTGGATGGCGTCTCCCGAATCGCGGGCGCGTTGA
- a CDS encoding sulfatase-like hydrolase/transferase gives MLNPTYIQNDAMIIAMDRAVGRMHESLEAHGLVDNTLIIFLSDHGGVVQKKNKPAWADNGPVRAGKGTLWEGGLRTPLFFRWPNGLPAGETLEGTVSSLDLVPTLVSVAGGEVQSDWELDGINLLPYLTGERNAEPLAERTLFWRQNAMWAVRSGSWKLIQDRGNNPPQLYNLDDDPREATDVVNAYPEEAARLQETFDAWQGTVESPRFGWWSEIGPKVE, from the coding sequence ATGTTGAACCCCACGTACATCCAGAACGACGCGATGATCATCGCGATGGACCGCGCGGTGGGCCGGATGCACGAAAGCCTCGAAGCCCACGGCCTGGTGGACAACACGCTCATCATCTTCCTCAGCGACCACGGCGGCGTCGTGCAGAAAAAGAACAAGCCGGCGTGGGCGGACAACGGCCCGGTCCGCGCGGGCAAGGGCACGCTCTGGGAAGGTGGCCTGCGTACGCCCCTGTTCTTCCGCTGGCCTAACGGCCTGCCCGCCGGCGAAACCCTTGAGGGCACCGTGTCGAGCCTCGACCTCGTGCCGACGCTCGTGAGCGTTGCGGGCGGCGAAGTTCAATCCGATTGGGAACTCGACGGCATCAACCTGCTGCCCTACCTCACCGGCGAACGAAACGCAGAACCCCTGGCGGAACGCACCCTGTTCTGGCGACAAAACGCGATGTGGGCGGTGCGGTCCGGCTCGTGGAAACTCATCCAGGACCGCGGCAACAACCCGCCCCAGCTGTACAACCTGGATGATGATCCCCGGGAGGCCACCGATGTGGTCAACGCCTACCCCGAGGAAGCGGCCCGCCTGCAAGAAACCTTTGACGCCTGGCAAGGCACCGTCGAATCCCCGCGTTTCGGCTGGTGGTCGGAGATCGGGCCCAAGGTCGAGTAG
- a CDS encoding efflux RND transporter permease subunit: MNTDAPQPTQPTEEPARGIATLFFRNRYLLWLSIAVIGVAGLSAILNLPRLEDPRIVNRGPLIVTAVPGANAERVEALVTEVLEEALDEIETIKHISSTSRAGVSVVSIELADDVHAGNNEQIFAEVRDKVRSATPLLPPEAQTPVVDDKREAVAFTLLLGVTWDGPGDPQLGVMARLADELGDQLRNLPGTELVRVYGEPQEEIVVEVDRDELAEAGIDVRSLAQQIGNADAKRPAGTLRGATSDLIIEVDGELDTLRRVASLPIATGLGDSLLTVGDLATVERGWQSPEGEIGLYNGQRTVFVAARVGAAVQVTDWAAAAYELTDRFAAERGPSIRIDRIFEQEPYTTTRLRELVFNLLAGAVVIILAVMIIMGLRSAVIVCAALPLTVALVMFGWQLLGVPIHQMSVFGLIIALGLLIDNAIVMTDEVFSRKAQGDSSLAAVGYAVGHLFLPLLASTITTVLAFAPILLLPGGAGDFVGTIGLSVILAICASFLVAMTITASLAGLFTKPTPADEKRRWYRDGATLGPVSRAYPKLLRRLYAMPIAAIFVAAALPFAGFAVAPTLGSQFFPPVDRNMFELRLWMPSDTAIHATLDEARAVEQTLRTLDGVEEVSWLVGGSHPTVYYNLVMDQDRSANYAQAAVTTTSAAATRRLVEEAQQLLDEKHPGAQILTRNFGQGPPVVADLEYRIYGPDITRLQQLGDDLRVVLQKHPQVLHTQAAMPRGEPKLFFNADEDAARLAGLSLADIGNQLEAGLEGGVSGSILESPEAMPVRVRFPESQRAELDDIASSPLVVPASNQWVNAASLGRFELRPELGGIARFDGRRTNTVSAYTRSGSLPIDISNEVMSNLSDRGFVLPAGYRLSLGGASEQSSEANANLARYAPILVVMMVATLILTFRSIRMALILGGVAFSAVGLALLATWCYSFPVSFNMILGTLGLIGVALNDSIVVLAALKADPRIAQRDLDATVQTVVGCTRHIISTTATTVGGFLPLLVLVGGAFWPQLAIVLVGGIIGATLVALIFVPAAFLLLQPGAKRTTPSPAA; the protein is encoded by the coding sequence GTGAACACCGACGCCCCTCAACCAACCCAACCAACCGAAGAACCCGCCCGCGGCATCGCCACCCTCTTCTTCCGCAACCGCTACCTCTTATGGCTGAGCATCGCGGTGATCGGCGTGGCGGGGCTCTCAGCAATCCTCAATCTGCCGCGCCTCGAAGACCCGCGCATCGTGAACCGGGGGCCGTTGATCGTGACCGCGGTCCCCGGAGCGAACGCCGAGCGTGTCGAGGCGCTGGTGACCGAGGTGCTCGAAGAAGCGCTCGACGAGATCGAGACGATCAAACACATCAGTTCGACTTCGCGGGCGGGGGTTTCCGTGGTTTCGATCGAACTCGCCGACGACGTCCACGCGGGGAACAACGAGCAGATCTTCGCCGAGGTCCGCGACAAGGTACGCAGCGCCACGCCGCTGCTCCCCCCTGAAGCGCAGACCCCGGTGGTGGACGACAAGCGCGAGGCGGTGGCCTTTACGCTGCTGCTTGGGGTGACCTGGGACGGCCCCGGCGATCCGCAGCTGGGCGTCATGGCCCGACTCGCCGACGAACTGGGCGATCAACTCCGCAACCTCCCGGGGACCGAACTCGTCCGCGTGTACGGCGAACCCCAAGAAGAGATCGTGGTCGAGGTGGACCGCGACGAACTCGCCGAAGCGGGCATCGACGTCCGCAGCCTGGCCCAGCAGATCGGCAACGCCGACGCCAAGCGCCCCGCCGGCACGCTCCGCGGCGCGACCTCGGACCTCATCATCGAGGTGGATGGCGAACTCGACACGCTCCGCCGGGTGGCCTCGCTCCCTATCGCCACTGGGCTGGGCGATTCGCTGCTCACGGTCGGCGACCTCGCGACCGTCGAGCGCGGCTGGCAGTCTCCCGAGGGAGAGATCGGCCTGTACAACGGGCAGCGCACCGTCTTCGTCGCCGCGCGGGTCGGGGCCGCGGTCCAGGTGACCGACTGGGCCGCCGCCGCCTACGAACTCACCGACCGCTTCGCCGCCGAGCGTGGCCCGAGCATCCGCATCGACCGCATCTTCGAGCAAGAGCCGTACACCACGACCCGTCTGCGCGAACTGGTGTTCAACCTGTTGGCGGGTGCGGTGGTCATCATCCTCGCGGTCATGATCATCATGGGTTTGCGTTCGGCCGTGATCGTTTGCGCCGCCCTGCCGTTGACCGTGGCGCTGGTGATGTTCGGCTGGCAGCTGCTGGGCGTTCCGATCCACCAGATGTCGGTGTTCGGCCTGATCATCGCGCTGGGGCTGCTCATCGACAACGCGATCGTGATGACCGACGAGGTGTTTTCACGCAAAGCGCAGGGCGATTCGTCGCTGGCCGCGGTCGGCTACGCGGTCGGCCATTTGTTCCTGCCCCTGCTCGCGTCGACGATCACCACCGTGCTCGCGTTCGCTCCAATCCTGCTGCTGCCCGGCGGCGCGGGTGACTTTGTGGGAACGATCGGGCTCAGCGTGATCCTGGCGATCTGCGCCTCGTTCCTCGTGGCCATGACCATCACGGCCTCTCTCGCGGGGCTTTTCACCAAGCCGACCCCGGCGGATGAGAAGCGGCGGTGGTACCGGGACGGTGCAACGCTGGGGCCGGTGAGCCGGGCGTATCCGAAGCTCTTGCGCCGGTTGTACGCGATGCCGATCGCCGCGATCTTCGTCGCTGCGGCACTGCCCTTCGCGGGGTTTGCCGTCGCCCCGACCTTGGGCAGCCAGTTCTTCCCGCCGGTGGACCGCAACATGTTCGAGCTGCGGCTGTGGATGCCCAGCGACACCGCGATCCACGCCACACTGGACGAAGCCCGGGCGGTGGAGCAGACCCTGCGCACGCTCGACGGAGTCGAAGAGGTCTCCTGGCTAGTGGGCGGCAGCCACCCCACGGTGTACTACAACTTGGTCATGGACCAGGACCGGTCGGCCAACTACGCCCAGGCCGCGGTCACCACCACGTCCGCCGCCGCGACACGCCGGCTAGTGGAAGAAGCGCAGCAACTGCTCGACGAGAAACACCCCGGGGCGCAGATCCTCACGCGGAACTTCGGCCAGGGCCCGCCGGTGGTCGCCGACCTCGAATACCGCATCTACGGCCCCGACATCACCCGCCTGCAACAACTGGGGGACGACCTGCGTGTCGTGCTGCAAAAACACCCGCAGGTGCTGCACACGCAGGCCGCGATGCCGCGTGGTGAACCGAAGCTGTTTTTCAATGCCGACGAAGACGCCGCCCGACTCGCGGGGTTGTCGCTGGCCGACATCGGCAACCAACTCGAAGCCGGCCTCGAGGGCGGGGTCTCGGGAAGCATCCTCGAAAGCCCGGAAGCGATGCCGGTGCGCGTGCGCTTCCCCGAATCCCAACGCGCAGAGCTTGACGATATCGCCAGCTCACCTTTGGTGGTGCCCGCCTCGAACCAGTGGGTCAACGCCGCGTCGCTGGGGCGTTTCGAACTCCGCCCGGAGCTGGGCGGGATCGCGCGCTTCGACGGCCGACGCACCAACACCGTCTCGGCCTACACCCGCAGCGGCTCGCTGCCCATCGACATCAGCAACGAGGTGATGAGCAACCTGAGCGACCGGGGCTTTGTCCTGCCCGCGGGCTACCGCCTGTCGCTCGGCGGCGCGTCCGAGCAGAGCTCCGAGGCCAACGCCAACCTCGCGCGCTACGCCCCGATCCTCGTGGTCATGATGGTCGCCACGCTGATCCTGACCTTCCGCAGCATCCGCATGGCCCTTATCCTGGGCGGCGTCGCGTTCTCCGCGGTGGGCCTCGCGCTCCTCGCGACGTGGTGCTACTCGTTCCCGGTGAGTTTCAACATGATCCTGGGCACGCTGGGGCTCATCGGCGTCGCGCTCAACGACAGCATCGTCGTCCTGGCGGCACTCAAGGCCGACCCGCGCATCGCTCAACGCGACCTCGACGCAACGGTCCAGACCGTGGTGGGATGCACCCGGCACATCATCTCGACCACCGCCACGACCGTCGGCGGGTTCCTGCCGCTGCTCGTCCTGGTCGGCGGAGCGTTCTGGCCCCAACTCGCCATCGTGCTGGTGGGTGGCATCATCGGCGCCACGCTGGTCGCCTTGATCTTCGTGCCCGCCGCGTTCCTGCTGCTTCAGCCGGGCGCTAAGCGAACGACACCAAGCCCCGCGGCGTGA
- a CDS encoding TetR/AcrR family transcriptional regulator: MPYPAEHKLETRERILRAAARQFREKGFAAASLSAIMKEAGLTHGGFYAHFENKDALVAEVIRSGFDHVSEKFESQFAQLDGEDWLHAWVRGYLGDAHLSHADQGCPLPTMSSEIARIGEQAVAAFTTLFYERLAHTSSMVQAPPEEARRRVLAAFSQMVGGLMLARAVEPELAREILESVEAQAIETLCPQTHDTPATKAVRTGQL; encoded by the coding sequence ATGCCCTACCCCGCCGAACACAAACTCGAAACGCGCGAACGCATCCTGCGGGCCGCCGCCCGCCAGTTCCGGGAGAAGGGGTTCGCGGCGGCGTCGCTCTCGGCGATCATGAAGGAAGCCGGGCTCACGCACGGGGGGTTCTACGCCCACTTCGAGAATAAAGACGCGCTGGTCGCCGAGGTGATCCGCTCGGGGTTTGACCACGTCAGCGAGAAGTTTGAATCGCAGTTTGCCCAACTCGACGGCGAGGACTGGCTCCACGCCTGGGTCCGCGGCTACCTCGGCGACGCCCACCTCTCCCACGCCGACCAAGGCTGCCCCCTGCCCACGATGTCTTCCGAGATCGCCCGCATCGGCGAACAGGCGGTCGCCGCGTTCACCACTTTGTTTTACGAACGCCTGGCTCACACCTCGAGCATGGTGCAAGCGCCCCCCGAGGAAGCGCGTCGGCGTGTGCTGGCGGCGTTCTCACAGATGGTGGGCGGACTCATGCTGGCGCGTGCGGTCGAGCCCGAACTTGCCCGCGAGATCCTCGAATCGGTTGAAGCCCAGGCGATCGAAACGCTCTGCCCCCAAACCCACGACACCCCCGCAACCAAAGCCGTAAGGACCGGCCAACTATGA
- a CDS encoding efflux RND transporter periplasmic adaptor subunit, which translates to MKRSALITNPRVVSLATITTVLLGVTALAIFAQKDDTAVADGPGSQALTVRWQSIQPEPGYSITRAFVGRVEAQQESQLGFEVPGKVKQLLYREGDRVTAGQILARLDTQLLEARREELRAARDQAQAELDLADIRLERITRAHKRKAATDDELDEAQQSRLAAAANLARASAGIQTLEVELEKSELVAPYDAVVAAKHIDAGQVVSAGTTVIELYDIERPEVRLGVGGGLLEDLAIDQTHEVSVNGQTLTGTIRQILPARERVGRDVDVILEFDAQLDGIRRGDLARVQIEQAIEQPGVWLPIQALTEGVRGLWSVYTIERGPDDNGTAVIRRSDVEVLHPESNRVFVRSALPAGTEVVVGGLHRLAPGMEVRPADTEIDAP; encoded by the coding sequence ATGAAACGCTCCGCTCTCATCACAAACCCGCGCGTGGTTTCGCTGGCCACGATCACCACGGTGCTCCTCGGCGTCACCGCGTTGGCGATCTTTGCGCAGAAAGACGACACCGCCGTCGCCGACGGGCCCGGCTCCCAAGCGCTCACGGTGCGTTGGCAAAGCATCCAACCCGAGCCGGGCTATTCGATCACCCGGGCTTTCGTGGGCCGGGTGGAAGCGCAGCAGGAAAGTCAACTCGGCTTCGAGGTTCCGGGGAAGGTCAAACAGCTCCTGTACCGCGAAGGCGATCGGGTCACCGCCGGCCAGATCTTGGCCCGGCTGGATACGCAACTGCTCGAAGCCCGCCGGGAAGAGCTGCGGGCGGCGCGTGATCAGGCCCAGGCCGAGCTCGACCTCGCGGATATCCGCCTGGAGCGCATCACACGGGCGCACAAACGAAAAGCCGCCACCGACGATGAGCTCGACGAAGCCCAGCAGTCGCGCCTCGCCGCCGCGGCCAACCTGGCGCGGGCCAGCGCGGGCATCCAAACCCTGGAGGTTGAACTCGAGAAAAGCGAATTGGTCGCCCCGTACGACGCGGTGGTGGCCGCCAAACACATCGACGCCGGCCAAGTGGTCTCGGCGGGGACCACCGTGATCGAGCTCTACGACATCGAGCGCCCCGAGGTACGCCTGGGCGTCGGCGGCGGGTTGCTTGAAGACCTCGCCATCGATCAAACCCACGAAGTCTCGGTCAACGGCCAAACCCTCACCGGCACCATCCGCCAAATCCTTCCGGCCCGCGAGCGCGTCGGCCGGGACGTCGATGTCATCCTCGAATTCGACGCCCAACTCGACGGCATCCGCCGCGGCGACCTTGCTCGGGTGCAGATCGAGCAAGCCATCGAGCAGCCCGGCGTGTGGCTGCCGATCCAGGCACTCACCGAAGGGGTACGCGGGCTGTGGTCGGTCTACACGATCGAGCGCGGGCCCGACGACAACGGCACCGCGGTGATCCGGCGGTCGGACGTGGAAGTCCTGCACCCCGAATCCAACCGGGTCTTCGTGCGTAGCGCGTTGCCCGCGGGGACCGAGGTGGTGGTGGGCGGCCTCCACCGACTGGCGCCCGGCATGGAAGTTCGCCCGGCCGACACGGAGATCGACGCGCCGTGA